The Spiroplasma citri genome has a segment encoding these proteins:
- a CDS encoding DUF3688 family protein, with product MYVVSTTLINDSIVKRFKQIIYMLSNYTYSKYVFNKCYNDDVKLISPYYFELISVPNKIDESYWEFKKCVVELNSLYFNFSSGPIPPTPVNYWEEVYADDGPFDTSDNKYYFVVWRSKLNSDWRIIKFKNDKEKSKEETVDVDDNYFLILHWWDAPKVHYWALTVSGLRHHAEHIWRENSGINYFKAVYRWNVVGEPNTPIIDLQTGQITDWNLKQQSIIKNNKNNNVIFKNKDISENHIYQLEANYFNWLSITNELETNNIPSLIAAEIKLSDGEYGKYLTNLIVSNDKIEDYLNYFSQWYRLLYSKADWISMTKTLVVDNIKITFYKHEKLFNLNQIEISGIWGYGKYDITIFTEKEQININNLELFNRNNEKLSLITLEI from the coding sequence ATGTATGTGGTTTCTACAACTCTTATTAATGATAGTATTGTCAAAAGATTTAAACAAATTATCTATATGTTATCAAATTATACATATAGCAAATATGTTTTTAATAAATGTTATAATGATGATGTTAAGTTAATTTCTCCATATTATTTTGAATTAATATCAGTACCTAATAAAATTGATGAAAGTTATTGAGAATTTAAAAAATGTGTAGTTGAATTAAATTCTTTATATTTTAATTTTAGTAGTGGTCCTATCCCGCCAACCCCAGTAAATTATTGAGAAGAAGTTTATGCAGATGATGGGCCGTTTGATACCTCTGATAATAAGTATTATTTTGTAGTATGGCGTAGTAAATTAAATTCTGATTGAAGAATAATTAAATTTAAAAATGACAAAGAAAAAAGCAAAGAAGAAACAGTAGATGTTGATGATAATTACTTTCTTATTTTGCATTGATGAGATGCTCCAAAAGTTCATTATTGAGCTTTAACAGTTAGCGGATTAAGACATCATGCAGAACATATTTGAAGAGAAAATTCAGGAATAAATTATTTTAAAGCAGTTTATCGTTGAAATGTTGTTGGTGAACCAAATACACCAATTATTGACCTCCAAACAGGGCAAATTACCGATTGAAATTTAAAACAACAAAGTATTATTAAAAACAACAAAAACAATAATGTAATTTTTAAAAACAAAGATATTTCAGAAAACCATATTTATCAATTAGAAGCAAATTATTTTAATTGATTATCAATAACAAATGAATTAGAAACAAATAATATTCCTTCTCTTATTGCAGCAGAAATTAAATTATCAGATGGAGAATACGGTAAATATTTAACTAATTTAATTGTTTCTAATGACAAAATAGAAGATTATTTAAACTATTTTTCGCAATGATATAGATTACTTTATTCAAAAGCAGATTGAATAAGTATGACTAAAACATTAGTTGTAGATAATATTAAAATAACTTTTTATAAACATGAAAAATTATTTAATTTAAATCAAATTGAAATATCAGGTATATGAGGTTATGGAAAATATGATATTACAATTTTTACAGAAAAAGAACAAATTAATATTAATAATTTAGAATTATTTAATAGAAACAATGAAAAACTATCATTAATTACATTAGAAATATAA
- a CDS encoding lipoprotein → MKKILSILGTITVIGTSATSLAACNTPQYSEEKLTKLKEENKINTDNKQIKDNLEWISPQEEPFDTSDNKYYFVVWRSKLNSDWRIIKFKNDKEKSKEETVDVDDNYFLILHWWDAPKVHYWALTVSGLRHHAEHIWGENSGINYFKSVYRWNLDIQEPNLCINTDGNIKVK, encoded by the coding sequence ATGAAAAAGATATTAAGTATTTTAGGAACAATCACTGTAATTGGAACAAGTGCGACAAGTTTAGCTGCTTGTAATACACCTCAATATAGCGAAGAAAAATTAACAAAACTAAAAGAAGAAAACAAAATAAATACAGATAATAAACAAATCAAAGATAATTTAGAATGAATATCACCCCAAGAAGAACCGTTTGATACCTCTGATAATAAGTATTATTTTGTAGTATGGCGTAGTAAATTAAATTCTGATTGAAGAATAATTAAATTTAAAAATGACAAAGAAAAAAGCAAAGAAGAAACAGTAGATGTTGATGATAATTACTTTCTTATTTTGCATTGATGAGATGCTCCAAAAGTTCATTATTGAGCTTTAACAGTTAGCGGATTAAGACATCATGCAGAACATATTTGAGGAGAAAATTCAGGAATAAATTATTTTAAATCAGTTTATCGTTGAAATTTAGATATACAAGAACCTAATTTATGTATTAATACTGATGGTAATATAAAAGTTAAATAA
- a CDS encoding solute carrier family 23 protein, protein MLYILSVRPNMLSSAPDINHLTNSNQNMAFGGIFIATAIGAFIATLIMGLSANMPVGLEPGMGLNAIFTFNVANNGLGYQGALIAVMISGIFFCLISMTKLRTIINWW, encoded by the coding sequence ATGTTATATATTTTGTCAGTGCGACCTAATATGCTATCTTCTGCACCAGATATTAATCATCTAACTAATTCAAATCAAAATATGGCTTTTGGAGGGATTTTTATTGCAACAGCAATTGGTGCTTTTATTGCCACTTTAATTATGGGTTTATCAGCGAATATGCCAGTTGGATTAGAACCTGGGATGGGACTAAATGCTATTTTTACTTTTAATGTTGCTAATAATGGTTTGGGATACCAAGGGGCTTTAATTGCTGTTATGATTTCAGGAATATTTTTCTGTCTTATTTCAATGACTAAGTTACGAACAATTATTAACTGGTGATAA